One region of Termitidicoccus mucosus genomic DNA includes:
- a CDS encoding sodium:solute symporter family transporter, with translation MKLGLVDITILVIYFVSQIAIGLYVGRKNKSTDQYFLAGKSFSGVIIGISFIGSIISSSTFMAFPADAFKTAWLRFVPHLAFPVVTLLAAWFLVPFFRRGTITSAYQYLALRYGPSISTYAAVVFILMQLLRTSMIAYLLSLLVDEMTGWGFTLSLLLIVGATALYTVKGGLKAVIWTDVIQAFILLLGGIVCILFVFVHAPGGLGGFFSDAAAHHKFSFYDMDGSGQLVPTKWVAGFSDKSVLMLFLIGCISFLNLQFDQSTVQRWCSARTAADARRSMYVLGVGCVPVWGLFQFLGVCMFVFFLHHPDEVSRGVLSGLYKAERILPHFIMTHLSGGLAGLVIAGAFAAGMSTLSACINVSSMVAVNDIYTKYINQSAPDGTRLFLGKALSLAISALMIAGALIIYNMHMLTLTDFMLTAGVVFTIGIPSVFLAGMLTRRVDAAAVWPGVIIGMLFTAWILLGNSGRLPASLTLTMPSYYVSIFGNLLALGIALALSLFLKPRPRDLTNLTVWDQSGKPLE, from the coding sequence ATGAAACTCGGTCTTGTCGATATCACCATCCTTGTCATCTATTTCGTGAGCCAGATAGCCATCGGGCTTTACGTGGGCAGGAAAAACAAGTCCACCGACCAGTATTTCCTGGCCGGCAAATCATTCTCCGGCGTGATCATCGGAATCAGCTTCATCGGCTCGATCATCAGCTCGTCGACCTTCATGGCCTTTCCGGCGGATGCGTTCAAGACCGCATGGCTCCGCTTTGTCCCTCATCTGGCGTTTCCCGTGGTCACGCTGCTGGCCGCGTGGTTTCTGGTGCCGTTTTTCCGGCGCGGCACGATCACTTCCGCCTACCAGTATCTCGCGCTTCGCTACGGCCCGTCCATTTCCACCTATGCCGCGGTGGTCTTCATCCTCATGCAGCTCCTGCGTACCAGCATGATCGCCTACCTGCTTTCGCTTCTGGTCGATGAAATGACGGGATGGGGGTTCACGTTGTCATTGCTGCTCATCGTCGGTGCCACCGCGTTGTACACCGTGAAGGGCGGCCTCAAGGCCGTCATCTGGACCGACGTCATCCAGGCTTTTATCCTGCTCCTCGGCGGCATCGTGTGCATTTTGTTTGTATTCGTCCATGCCCCTGGAGGACTGGGCGGATTTTTCTCCGATGCCGCCGCGCACCATAAGTTTTCCTTTTATGACATGGACGGCTCCGGACAACTCGTCCCGACAAAATGGGTCGCAGGCTTCAGCGACAAGTCGGTCCTGATGCTTTTTCTTATCGGCTGCATCAGCTTCCTCAACCTTCAGTTCGACCAGTCCACCGTGCAGCGCTGGTGCTCCGCGCGCACCGCGGCCGATGCGCGCCGCTCGATGTATGTGCTCGGCGTGGGCTGCGTTCCGGTCTGGGGGCTTTTCCAATTCCTCGGCGTGTGCATGTTTGTTTTTTTCCTGCACCATCCCGATGAGGTTTCGCGCGGCGTGCTGTCGGGCTTGTATAAAGCCGAGCGCATCCTGCCGCACTTTATCATGACGCATCTTTCGGGGGGCCTCGCCGGGCTCGTGATCGCGGGGGCGTTCGCCGCGGGCATGTCCACGCTCAGCGCCTGCATCAATGTCTCCAGCATGGTGGCCGTTAACGACATCTATACGAAGTATATCAACCAATCCGCCCCGGACGGCACGCGCCTGTTTCTCGGCAAGGCGCTTTCGCTGGCGATCTCGGCGCTCATGATCGCGGGCGCGCTGATCATATATAACATGCACATGCTCACGCTGACGGATTTCATGCTGACGGCCGGCGTGGTCTTCACCATCGGCATCCCCTCGGTGTTTCTCGCGGGCATGCTGACGCGCAGGGTGGACGCGGCGGCGGTCTGGCCGGGCGTGATCATCGGCATGCTGTTCACCGCGTGGATTCTGCTGGGCAACTCCGGGCGTCTGCCCGCCTCGCTCACCCTTACGATGCCCTCGTATTACGTGTCGATTTTCGGGAACCTGCTCGCGCTGGGCATCGCGCTGGCGCTGTCACTTTTCCTGAAACCTCGTCCGCGCGACCTCACCAACCTCACCGTGTGGGACCAAAGCGGAAAGCCGCTGGAGTAG
- a CDS encoding beta-galactosidase yields MPPPRLFPIAALAAFASSSLFFAFARAQDFSSGRSSSGSAPSSGSDSQAITDAYRAAEDRLASGAPGAGGASGANVTATTSATPPATTLQTGTPTNPEGDAIGVTSRGLTLNGTPWTPVMGEFHYARYPENEWRDELLKMKSGGIDIVATYVFWIHHEEIEGTFDWSGRRDLRRFVETCKELDLKVIVRCGPWCHGEVRNGGLPDWLLASGCRVRSDDPAYMEKARVLYTQIAAQLKALLWKDGGPVVGIQLENEYRGPAEHLLALKRMAIDAGIDVPLYTRTGWPALTSPMPPGEILPLFGVYAEGFWDREMTPMPGNYWAGFRFSTLRADSNIANEALGRGGVTDEPGTESHPYLTCEIGGGMMSSYHRRILNDPRDIESTTIVKLGSGGVSPGYYMYHGGENPDGRLSTLEENQSAPTTNWNDLPVKNYDFQAPLGAAGQFRPHFHLLRRLHLFVHDFGYLLPGMPVTLPERRPQGKDDTHTLRWSVRSDGHSGFIFVNNYQRLQPMPAREGVQFELNLARDPLNPNPKAGPTKIPVAPFDVPADSAFILPFNMALGYGVELAYATAQPLCMVESFDGKMRNFFFAEIPGIVPELAITDNTIDGVGSAGGRQRKADGLIRIVGLKPSQKPALSLRSRSGHGIRIIVLSHADSLNLYKLEWGDEDCVFLSPGPVTIAPDQTLAVHTESAEPVKLKIHPSFPQLFPKKKGFLRKAGQFVAWIFREPGREGAIFETLTLPSDQAVDGKPARLAARAKKIRDAGPAREIALGNAPKPVPAAPSDADFAQAAVWEIELPPASVLAAAGTAPLLRLHYAGDVARVRLGEKLVMDDFYNGQPLDLSLDRYRQELASGTKLTVSILPLRKDSPVYMADGARPRFGKKGAVAELSRVEIVQRHTHTLVVKDADDADDDSDDKDTGKTEDKKARRQ; encoded by the coding sequence ATGCCTCCACCGCGTTTATTCCCGATTGCCGCCCTCGCCGCATTCGCGTCGTCGTCGCTCTTTTTCGCCTTTGCGCGGGCGCAGGATTTTTCCTCCGGACGTTCATCCTCCGGATCCGCTCCGTCGTCAGGCTCCGATTCGCAAGCCATCACCGATGCCTACCGGGCCGCGGAAGACCGCCTGGCCTCGGGCGCGCCCGGTGCCGGCGGCGCGTCCGGAGCGAATGTTACCGCGACCACCTCGGCGACCCCGCCCGCCACGACGCTGCAAACCGGCACGCCGACGAATCCCGAGGGCGATGCCATCGGCGTGACCTCGCGCGGGCTCACGCTCAACGGCACGCCCTGGACGCCGGTCATGGGCGAGTTTCATTACGCGCGTTATCCCGAAAACGAATGGAGGGACGAGTTGTTGAAGATGAAGAGCGGCGGCATCGACATCGTTGCGACCTATGTTTTCTGGATTCACCACGAAGAGATCGAGGGGACGTTTGACTGGAGCGGGCGGCGCGACTTGCGGCGGTTTGTCGAGACCTGCAAGGAACTCGATCTGAAAGTCATCGTGCGCTGCGGCCCGTGGTGCCACGGCGAAGTGCGCAACGGCGGACTTCCCGACTGGCTGCTCGCGTCCGGCTGCCGGGTGCGCTCGGACGACCCGGCCTACATGGAAAAGGCGCGCGTGCTCTACACGCAGATCGCCGCGCAACTCAAAGCGCTGCTCTGGAAGGACGGCGGCCCGGTGGTGGGCATCCAGCTCGAAAACGAATACCGCGGCCCCGCCGAGCATTTGCTCGCGCTGAAACGGATGGCCATCGATGCGGGCATCGACGTGCCGCTCTACACGCGCACCGGCTGGCCCGCCCTCACCAGCCCGATGCCGCCCGGCGAAATCCTGCCGCTGTTCGGCGTGTATGCGGAAGGATTCTGGGACCGCGAAATGACGCCCATGCCAGGAAACTACTGGGCGGGTTTTCGCTTCTCGACCCTGCGCGCGGACAGCAACATCGCCAATGAGGCGCTCGGCCGCGGCGGCGTGACCGACGAGCCGGGCACCGAATCGCATCCCTACCTCACGTGTGAAATCGGCGGAGGAATGATGAGTTCCTATCATCGCCGCATCCTCAATGACCCGCGCGACATCGAGTCCACCACCATCGTGAAGCTCGGCTCCGGCGGCGTCTCCCCCGGCTACTACATGTATCACGGCGGCGAAAATCCCGACGGACGCCTCTCCACGCTCGAGGAAAACCAGTCCGCGCCGACCACGAACTGGAACGACCTGCCGGTCAAAAACTACGACTTCCAGGCCCCGCTGGGCGCCGCCGGACAATTCCGCCCGCACTTCCACCTGCTGCGCCGCCTGCACTTGTTTGTCCACGATTTCGGCTACTTGCTGCCCGGCATGCCGGTCACGCTGCCGGAGCGCCGCCCGCAGGGGAAAGACGACACGCACACGCTGCGCTGGTCGGTGCGCTCGGACGGGCACAGCGGTTTTATCTTCGTCAACAACTACCAGCGGCTCCAGCCGATGCCCGCGCGCGAGGGCGTGCAGTTCGAACTCAACCTCGCCCGCGACCCGCTCAACCCGAACCCCAAGGCCGGCCCAACCAAAATCCCCGTCGCACCTTTCGACGTGCCCGCCGACAGCGCCTTCATCCTCCCCTTCAACATGGCGCTCGGCTACGGCGTCGAGCTCGCCTACGCCACCGCGCAGCCGCTCTGCATGGTCGAGTCGTTCGACGGGAAAATGCGCAACTTTTTCTTTGCCGAAATCCCCGGCATCGTCCCCGAGCTTGCCATCACCGACAACACCATCGACGGCGTGGGCAGCGCGGGCGGACGCCAGCGAAAAGCCGACGGACTCATCCGCATCGTCGGGCTCAAGCCCTCGCAAAAACCCGCGCTCTCGCTCCGCTCGCGCAGCGGCCACGGCATCCGCATCATCGTGCTCAGCCACGCCGATTCGCTCAACCTCTACAAACTCGAATGGGGCGACGAGGATTGCGTGTTTCTCTCGCCCGGCCCCGTGACCATCGCGCCCGACCAGACGCTCGCCGTGCACACCGAAAGCGCGGAGCCGGTGAAGCTGAAAATTCATCCGAGCTTTCCGCAGCTCTTCCCCAAGAAAAAAGGATTTTTGCGCAAGGCCGGGCAGTTCGTGGCCTGGATTTTCCGCGAACCCGGCAGGGAGGGAGCCATCTTCGAAACGCTCACGCTCCCGTCCGACCAGGCGGTTGACGGCAAACCCGCCCGCCTCGCCGCCCGGGCAAAAAAAATCCGCGACGCCGGCCCCGCGCGCGAAATCGCGCTCGGCAACGCGCCGAAACCCGTTCCCGCCGCGCCCTCCGACGCCGACTTCGCGCAGGCCGCCGTGTGGGAAATCGAGCTGCCCCCGGCCTCCGTGCTCGCCGCCGCCGGCACGGCGCCGCTGCTGCGCCTGCACTACGCCGGGGACGTGGCGCGCGTGCGTCTCGGCGAAAAGCTCGTCATGGATGATTTCTACAACGGCCAGCCGCTCGACCTCTCGCTCGACCGGTATCGGCAGGAACTCGCCTCGGGCACGAAGCTGACGGTCTCGATTCTGCCGCTGCGCAAAGACTCCCCCGTTTACATGGCGGACGGCGCCCGGCCTCGTTTCGGGAAAAAAGGCGCGGTCGCGGAGCTGAGCCGCGTCGAGATCGTGCAACGCCACACGCACACCCTTGTCGTCAAGGACGCGGACGATGCCGACGATGACTCCGACGACAAGGACACGGGAAAGACGGAAGACAAAAAAGCGCGCCGCCAGTAG
- a CDS encoding outer membrane beta-barrel protein yields the protein MTVKITKTKTLLLARLLPLFFIALAVPARAVVSPFIRAGVDFSKLNAIESLRSDETGWKDKLDGWDAGYFAEVGLKLLGSHSLGVEAGYVKAKDSAAGLEKEQIPLLLNYRCLFGLGPVSLFIGASAGMMSDRMGWREDVNSITHDLKDTNWVALYGATAGLGLKLGKHWGVDVGVRALAVNEKEYQDGGLPGAENYKIGKSEVYIRPNVRVAISCHW from the coding sequence ATGACCGTCAAAATCACAAAAACCAAAACCCTCCTGCTCGCGCGGCTTTTGCCGTTGTTTTTCATCGCACTCGCCGTCCCGGCGCGCGCGGTCGTCTCGCCCTTCATCCGCGCGGGCGTTGATTTCAGCAAACTCAACGCCATTGAAAGTCTTCGCAGCGACGAGACAGGCTGGAAGGACAAACTGGACGGCTGGGACGCCGGCTATTTCGCCGAGGTTGGTCTCAAGCTTCTCGGCTCGCACAGCCTTGGGGTCGAGGCCGGCTACGTGAAGGCGAAGGACTCTGCCGCCGGTCTGGAAAAGGAGCAAATCCCCCTGCTCCTGAACTACCGCTGCCTGTTCGGTCTCGGTCCGGTTTCGCTCTTCATCGGAGCCTCCGCCGGCATGATGAGCGACAGGATGGGCTGGCGCGAGGACGTCAATAGCATCACCCATGATCTGAAGGACACCAACTGGGTCGCCCTTTACGGCGCGACCGCCGGCCTCGGCCTGAAACTCGGCAAACATTGGGGCGTCGATGTCGGTGTGCGCGCGCTCGCGGTCAACGAAAAGGAATACCAGGACGGCGGCCTGCCGGGCGCGGAGAACTACAAGATCGGCAAATCCGAGGTTTATATACGCCCGAACGTGCGCGTCGCCATCAGTTGCCACTGGTAG
- the rlmN gene encoding 23S rRNA (adenine(2503)-C(2))-methyltransferase RlmN — MKFTPEKPALTGETLDTLAARLRERGEPAFRAKQILEWVYKKRARAWDEMTNLSRPLRAWLADTFELMPASLVLGRESADVTDKLLLELRDRSLIETVIIRAPQDGVGLDHSRKTICISTQVGCAMACAFCASGLAGLKRDLDAGEIVAQLLQVCHREDARTPRARAELASFDNIVVMGMGEPLANYDALIRALTIVNAPWGLGFGARRITVSTSGLVPKILRLADEPLGFRLAISLHGATDEVRGKIMPVNKAWPLAKLIPAVKAFSEKHGRMVTLEFILIEDLNDTPDQAEKLRDIALDLHAHVNLIPYNTVEGLPWKRPGVARQERFADVLRDARVSVTLRREKGHDIDAACGQLRLKTEKEREAAA, encoded by the coding sequence ATGAAATTCACGCCCGAAAAACCAGCGCTCACCGGCGAGACGCTCGATACGCTCGCCGCGCGACTGCGCGAACGCGGCGAACCGGCCTTCCGCGCCAAACAGATTCTTGAATGGGTTTATAAAAAACGAGCCCGAGCCTGGGACGAAATGACCAACCTCTCCAGGCCGCTGCGCGCCTGGCTCGCGGACACTTTCGAGCTCATGCCCGCCTCGCTCGTCCTCGGACGCGAATCAGCCGACGTGACCGACAAGCTCCTGCTCGAACTCCGCGACCGCTCGCTCATCGAGACGGTCATCATCCGCGCGCCGCAGGACGGCGTCGGCCTCGACCACTCGCGCAAGACTATCTGCATCTCCACCCAGGTCGGTTGCGCCATGGCGTGCGCATTCTGCGCCAGCGGGCTCGCGGGGCTGAAGCGCGACCTCGACGCCGGCGAAATCGTCGCGCAGCTCCTGCAAGTCTGCCACCGCGAGGATGCGCGCACGCCGCGCGCGCGGGCCGAACTCGCCTCGTTCGACAACATCGTCGTCATGGGCATGGGCGAACCGCTCGCCAACTACGACGCGCTCATCCGCGCGCTCACCATTGTCAACGCACCGTGGGGGCTCGGTTTCGGCGCGCGCCGCATCACGGTTTCCACCAGCGGCCTGGTCCCGAAAATCCTGCGCCTCGCCGACGAACCGCTCGGTTTCCGGCTCGCCATCTCGCTGCACGGCGCGACCGACGAGGTGCGCGGCAAGATCATGCCCGTCAACAAGGCCTGGCCGCTGGCAAAACTCATTCCCGCCGTGAAGGCGTTTTCCGAAAAGCATGGCCGCATGGTGACGCTCGAATTCATCCTCATCGAGGACCTCAACGACACGCCCGACCAAGCCGAAAAACTCCGCGACATCGCGCTCGATCTCCACGCGCACGTGAATCTTATCCCTTACAACACCGTCGAAGGCCTGCCGTGGAAACGCCCCGGCGTCGCGCGCCAGGAACGTTTCGCCGACGTGCTCCGCGATGCCCGCGTGTCGGTGACGCTGCGCCGCGAAAAAGGCCACGACATCGACGCCGCCTGCGGACAACTCCGCCTGAAGACGGAAAAGGAACGAGAGGCCGCGGCCTGA
- a CDS encoding IS5 family transposase (programmed frameshift), which yields MELTKEHLERIKDSLPVERGNVSIDVLSFLNGVLYVAENGCKWRRLPERFGNWHTIYTRMNRWSKSGVWDRVFERLQKEGLVHLELKVVSLDSTSVKVHPDGTGAGEKNGPQAIGKSRGGRNTKIHLAAANDVHALGFRLSPGQNGDGPEGRELIGELGCPRHGCALAMDMAYEGNETRGLACLLGFKPVVPPNPLRRKPWKLNQALYRQRNHVERLFRRIKGFRRVFTRYDKLDVLFRSFVSFALSWLLLNSANRS from the exons ATGGAACTGACGAAGGAACACCTGGAGAGAATCAAGGACAGCCTGCCGGTGGAGCGGGGCAATGTGAGCATTGATGTGCTGAGCTTTCTAAACGGGGTGCTGTATGTGGCGGAGAACGGGTGCAAATGGAGGAGATTGCCGGAGAGGTTTGGGAACTGGCACACGATCTACACGCGGATGAATCGCTGGAGCAAAAGCGGAGTATGGGACCGGGTGTTCGAGCGGCTGCAGAAGGAAGGGCTGGTGCATCTGGAGCTGAAGGTGGTGTCGCTGGACAGTACCAGCGTGAAGGTCCACCCCGATGGGACCGGGGCGG GAGAAAAAAACGGGCCTCAGGCGATCGGCAAATCACGAGGAGGCCGGAACACCAAGATTCATCTGGCTGCCGCGAATGATGTCCATGCCCTCGGCTTCCGCCTCTCGCCCGGGCAGAACGGCGACGGACCCGAGGGACGCGAGCTGATTGGCGAGTTGGGATGCCCGAGGCATGGATGCGCCCTGGCCATGGACATGGCCTACGAAGGCAACGAAACCCGCGGCTTGGCCTGCCTGCTCGGCTTCAAGCCTGTCGTCCCGCCCAACCCGTTGCGTCGAAAACCCTGGAAACTCAACCAGGCACTTTACCGCCAGCGCAACCACGTCGAGCGCCTCTTCCGCCGCATCAAGGGCTTCCGTCGCGTCTTCACCCGCTACGACAAGCTCGATGTCCTCTTCCGCTCTTTCGTCTCCTTCGCTCTCTCTTGGCTACTCCTCAATAGTGCTAACAGGTCCTAG
- a CDS encoding sulfatase family protein: METESTHRPPLAFFLAVFLCGLALCLQRASAAAPATATAHERPRRPNIFFFFADDWGRYASIYNDNPVNRVIRTPGFDRVGREGGRFNNAHVCSPSCTPSRSALFSGQYFYRTGRGSILRPAVWDYSIPSFPLLLEKSGYRIGHTYKAWGPGTPANAPFGATRTQFTDAGSRFNRFSQNVTRLVAGGEDREAAKEKLYKECLDNFEAFLAAGRASPEEAAKPFCYYFGPTNTHRTWEKGSGKALWGLDPDDLKGKLPKFLPDVPEVREDFCDYLGEVLALDAVLQRFLARLEAAGELDNTIIVVSGDHGIPGFPRAKCNLYNIGTEVALLVRWGNHIKPGRAVDDFINLMDLAPTFLEAAGETPPACMTGRSILPLLRSGKDGQIDPRRDYVITGRERHFDRARADYTPYPQRAIRTKEFLYIRNFKPERRPMGDPYAWHAGALPGNFAQQSADTGLAFPDMDASPTKTWLLLHGAEPEWAPYWEYAFGRRPAEELYDLRNDPDYLINVAADPAYAGQRQSLAARLTGVLTATGDPRVTGDGETFEKPPFAGPGTLDETMRGKPRAKQNPAANRH, from the coding sequence ATGGAAACAGAATCCACTCATCGCCCTCCCCTCGCTTTTTTCCTGGCTGTTTTTTTATGCGGCCTGGCCCTTTGCCTGCAACGCGCCAGCGCGGCGGCACCCGCGACCGCCACCGCCCACGAACGTCCGCGCCGGCCCAATATTTTCTTTTTCTTCGCCGATGACTGGGGCCGCTATGCCAGCATTTATAATGACAACCCGGTCAACCGCGTCATCCGCACGCCCGGGTTCGACCGGGTGGGACGCGAGGGGGGGCGGTTCAACAACGCCCATGTCTGCTCCCCCTCCTGCACGCCGAGCCGCAGCGCGCTGTTTTCCGGGCAGTATTTTTATCGCACGGGCCGGGGCTCGATTCTGCGCCCGGCGGTGTGGGATTATTCGATTCCATCCTTCCCCTTGCTTCTCGAAAAATCCGGCTACCGCATCGGGCACACCTACAAGGCCTGGGGCCCCGGCACCCCGGCCAACGCCCCGTTCGGCGCCACGCGCACGCAGTTCACCGATGCCGGCAGCCGTTTCAACCGCTTCTCCCAAAACGTCACCCGGCTCGTCGCCGGAGGCGAGGATCGCGAGGCCGCCAAGGAAAAACTCTACAAGGAGTGCCTCGACAACTTCGAGGCGTTTCTCGCCGCGGGCCGCGCCAGCCCGGAGGAGGCGGCAAAGCCGTTTTGTTATTATTTCGGGCCCACCAACACGCACCGGACATGGGAGAAAGGCTCGGGCAAGGCGCTCTGGGGCCTCGACCCCGACGACCTGAAGGGGAAACTGCCGAAGTTCCTGCCCGACGTGCCCGAGGTGCGCGAGGACTTTTGCGACTATCTCGGCGAGGTGCTCGCGCTCGACGCCGTGCTCCAGCGGTTCCTGGCCAGGCTCGAGGCGGCGGGCGAGCTCGACAACACGATCATCGTCGTGAGCGGCGACCACGGCATCCCGGGTTTTCCCCGCGCCAAGTGCAATTTGTATAATATCGGCACGGAGGTCGCCCTGCTCGTGCGCTGGGGAAATCATATAAAACCCGGGCGCGCGGTGGACGATTTTATAAACCTGATGGACCTCGCCCCCACCTTTCTGGAAGCCGCCGGGGAAACACCGCCCGCGTGCATGACCGGCCGCAGCATTCTGCCTCTGTTGCGCTCCGGCAAGGACGGGCAGATCGATCCGCGCCGCGATTATGTCATCACGGGACGCGAGCGTCACTTCGACCGTGCCCGCGCCGATTACACGCCCTACCCGCAGCGCGCCATTCGCACGAAGGAGTTTTTGTATATACGCAATTTCAAACCCGAACGCCGGCCCATGGGCGATCCCTATGCATGGCACGCCGGCGCCCTGCCCGGAAATTTCGCGCAGCAAAGTGCCGACACCGGCCTTGCCTTTCCCGACATGGATGCGAGCCCGACCAAGACCTGGCTTCTGCTGCACGGCGCGGAACCGGAGTGGGCGCCCTACTGGGAATATGCGTTTGGCCGGCGGCCGGCGGAGGAGTTGTATGATTTGCGCAACGACCCCGATTACCTGATCAACGTCGCCGCCGACCCGGCCTACGCCGGACAGCGCCAGTCGCTCGCCGCGCGGTTGACGGGCGTGCTGACGGCGACCGGCGACCCGCGCGTGACCGGCGACGGCGAGACCTTTGAGAAACCGCCCTTTGCCGGGCCGGGAACGCTGGACGAAACCATGCGCGGGAAGCCGCGGGCAAAACAAAACCCCGCCGCCAACAGGCACTAG
- a CDS encoding OsmC family protein, whose product MVKITGEYQGGLHCSATHEQSGNTLVTDAPRDNGGRGEAFSPTDLAATALATCMLTIMAKAASVHGADLKGTKFSATKEMSADAPRRIARIAVEFWLPIRKDALREGVLEKAAAACPVHQSLHPDIEKPVVFHWAE is encoded by the coding sequence ATGGTCAAAATCACCGGCGAATACCAAGGCGGTCTGCATTGCTCCGCCACCCATGAACAATCGGGCAACACGCTCGTCACCGACGCCCCGCGCGACAATGGCGGACGGGGCGAGGCGTTTTCGCCCACCGACCTCGCGGCCACCGCGCTGGCGACGTGCATGCTCACCATCATGGCAAAGGCCGCGAGCGTGCATGGCGCGGACCTGAAGGGAACGAAGTTCAGCGCAACGAAAGAGATGTCCGCGGACGCGCCGCGCCGCATCGCGCGCATCGCGGTCGAGTTCTGGCTGCCGATTCGCAAGGACGCGCTCCGCGAGGGCGTGCTGGAAAAGGCCGCGGCGGCGTGCCCGGTGCACCAGAGCCTTCATCCCGACATCGAGAAGCCGGTGGTGTTTCACTGGGCGGAGTGA
- a CDS encoding nucleoside deaminase, giving the protein MDSQPNPPLCPFEKRFPSQLVRDDTFYMSLAYNQAIDAWRADEVPIGCVIELGGEVIASAHNTVESARDPSAHAEMLAITQAAASIGDWRLENATLYVTKEPCPMCSGATLMARLKRVCYAVPDPKMGCLGGASNLNDLPRVNHHLELTAGGVLEDECRELLQTFFKLKRERE; this is encoded by the coding sequence ATGGATTCGCAGCCGAACCCGCCGCTCTGCCCATTCGAAAAACGTTTTCCGTCGCAACTTGTCCGTGACGACACGTTTTACATGAGTCTTGCCTACAATCAGGCCATCGACGCCTGGCGGGCGGACGAGGTGCCGATCGGCTGCGTGATCGAACTCGGCGGCGAGGTCATCGCCTCCGCCCACAACACGGTCGAAAGCGCGCGCGATCCCTCCGCCCATGCCGAGATGCTCGCCATCACGCAGGCCGCCGCGAGCATCGGCGACTGGCGGCTCGAAAACGCCACGCTCTACGTGACCAAGGAGCCCTGCCCGATGTGCTCGGGCGCGACGCTCATGGCGCGGCTCAAGCGCGTATGCTACGCGGTCCCCGATCCGAAAATGGGCTGTCTCGGCGGCGCGTCCAATCTCAACGATCTTCCGCGCGTCAACCACCACCTCGAGCTCACCGCCGGCGGCGTGCTTGAGGACGAATGCCGCGAACTGCTCCAGACGTTTTTCAAGCTGAAACGCGAACGCGAGTGA
- the infA gene encoding translation initiation factor IF-1, with the protein MSDGKSIEVEGKIVSVLPGTMFKVELSNGHTVLAHISGKLRKNFIKIAAGDRVKMEMSPYDLEKARITYRVRDERPMTHPAPRRRY; encoded by the coding sequence ATGTCTGACGGAAAATCGATCGAAGTCGAAGGCAAGATCGTGTCCGTCCTTCCGGGCACAATGTTCAAGGTCGAGTTGTCGAACGGGCACACGGTGCTCGCGCATATCTCGGGCAAGCTCAGAAAAAACTTCATCAAGATCGCCGCCGGCGACCGCGTGAAGATGGAGATGAGTCCCTACGATCTTGAAAAGGCGCGAATCACCTACCGCGTGCGCGATGAGCGCCCGATGACACACCCGGCGCCGCGTCGCCGGTATTGA